The following coding sequences lie in one Candidatus Neptunochlamydia sp. REUL1 genomic window:
- the sctV gene encoding type III secretion system export apparatus subunit SctV encodes MSKISGVFGSNKLVELASKSSDIILAGFIITIIGMIIIPVPPTIIDIMIAINMSAAICLLMVALYIQKAVHLSIFPSILLITTLFRLGIEIAATRQILLHANAGHIIFAFGNFVVGGNFIVGGVIFLIITIVQFIVVTKGAERVAEVAARFTLDAMPGKQMSIDADLRSGTIDSNQARELRLALQKESQLYGAMDGAMKFVKGDVIAGIVIAVINIVGGLVIGMIIHNMTAMQSAKIYTLLSIGEGLVTQIPSLMISLTAGVVTTRVSSEKKNTNLGKDISSQIFSHSKGLILAGCVTLGLSFLEGFPSWIFLLLTALFAGVGIKNHFKEKKRATKSAAGTVGPASIETDVEGHTVVRGGLDDYALTLPVILEMGNGLSGVIRKEKGGTTFVDDMIPKMRHALYQDLGVRFPGVHVRTESPTLEPSEYSIFLNEVPIVRGRIMERSVLTNETEETLRRYNLPFTQSKNAIGQAALWVENRYVEVLKKAGIKYWKPLDVMILHLSQFYKNYASDFIGIQEVRAILEFLEKSFPDLVKEVTRLVPLQKLTEIFRRLVQEQVSIKDLRTILESLSEWAQTEKDTVLLTEYVRSSLKRYISYKYSLGQTVLSVYLLDPEIEDMIRGAIKQTSAGSYLALDPDSVQLILHAMRGVIVPTPPGGQPPVLLTAIDVRRFARKLIEGDFPELPVVSYQEIVPEVRIQPLGRIQLS; translated from the coding sequence ATGAGCAAAATATCAGGTGTTTTTGGAAGTAATAAGTTAGTTGAACTGGCTAGCAAATCAAGTGACATCATCTTAGCTGGGTTTATCATCACGATCATTGGAATGATCATCATTCCAGTGCCCCCAACTATCATTGATATCATGATTGCAATCAATATGAGTGCTGCCATTTGTCTCTTGATGGTTGCATTGTACATTCAAAAAGCAGTCCACCTCTCGATTTTTCCCTCTATCCTTTTAATCACAACCCTCTTCCGACTGGGGATCGAGATTGCTGCAACCAGGCAAATTCTTCTTCACGCCAATGCAGGACACATTATCTTTGCATTTGGTAATTTTGTCGTTGGTGGAAACTTCATCGTCGGAGGGGTTATCTTCCTGATTATCACCATTGTACAGTTCATTGTTGTAACAAAAGGTGCCGAACGTGTGGCCGAAGTTGCGGCCCGCTTTACTCTTGATGCGATGCCCGGTAAACAAATGAGTATCGATGCCGATCTTAGAAGTGGAACAATCGATTCAAACCAAGCTCGAGAACTCCGTCTTGCTCTCCAAAAAGAAAGCCAACTTTATGGTGCGATGGATGGTGCGATGAAGTTCGTAAAAGGGGATGTGATTGCCGGGATTGTCATCGCGGTCATTAACATTGTTGGGGGTCTTGTTATCGGGATGATCATTCATAATATGACGGCCATGCAATCAGCAAAAATTTACACTCTACTGTCAATTGGAGAAGGTCTCGTAACGCAAATCCCCTCCCTCATGATTTCCCTTACCGCCGGTGTTGTGACTACTAGGGTCTCAAGTGAAAAGAAAAACACCAACCTTGGTAAAGACATTTCCTCACAAATCTTTTCGCATTCTAAGGGTCTTATACTCGCCGGATGTGTCACCCTTGGCCTGTCATTTCTAGAAGGTTTCCCCTCATGGATATTCTTGCTACTAACAGCCCTATTTGCAGGTGTTGGGATAAAGAATCACTTTAAAGAGAAAAAACGGGCAACCAAGTCAGCCGCAGGAACTGTTGGACCTGCAAGTATCGAAACCGATGTCGAAGGCCACACTGTTGTTCGTGGAGGTCTCGATGACTACGCATTGACGCTTCCTGTAATCTTAGAGATGGGAAATGGATTGTCTGGAGTGATCCGAAAAGAAAAAGGAGGAACGACATTTGTCGACGACATGATCCCAAAAATGCGTCATGCCCTTTATCAAGATTTAGGAGTGCGTTTTCCAGGTGTTCATGTTCGTACCGAATCCCCAACCCTCGAACCTAGCGAATACTCCATCTTCCTCAACGAGGTCCCCATTGTTCGTGGGCGTATCATGGAAAGGTCTGTTCTTACCAACGAAACGGAAGAAACCCTTAGGCGCTACAACCTCCCGTTCACTCAATCAAAAAATGCCATTGGGCAAGCTGCCCTATGGGTTGAAAATCGCTATGTTGAAGTCTTAAAAAAGGCCGGGATCAAGTATTGGAAACCTCTTGATGTCATGATCCTTCACCTTTCTCAATTTTACAAAAACTATGCTTCCGACTTCATTGGAATTCAAGAAGTTCGAGCAATTTTGGAATTTTTGGAAAAATCCTTCCCCGATCTAGTCAAAGAAGTCACCCGACTCGTTCCCTTGCAAAAGCTCACAGAAATCTTTAGACGTCTGGTACAAGAGCAAGTTTCGATCAAAGATCTACGGACAATCTTAGAATCACTTAGTGAATGGGCTCAAACAGAAAAGGATACAGTTCTCCTTACCGAGTATGTTCGTTCCTCGCTGAAACGCTACATTAGTTACAAATACTCTCTTGGACAAACGGTTCTTTCTGTCTATCTCCTTGATCCTGAAATTGAAGACATGATTCGTGGCGCAATTAAGCAAACCTCTGCAGGATCTTACCTCGCGCTTGATCCTGATTCTGTACAACTTATCCTCCATGCAATGCGTGGAGTTATTGTCCCTACCCCTCCGGGTGGTCAACCCCCTGTTCTTCTGACAGCAATCGATGTACGTCGTTTTGCTCGAAAATTAATTGAGGGAGATTTTCCCGAACTTCCAGTCGTCTCTTACCAAGAGATTGTCCCTGAAGTACGTATCCAACCTCTAGGCAGAATCCAGTTGTCATGA
- the sctU gene encoding type III secretion system export apparatus subunit SctU — protein sequence MAEKTEKATPKKLRDARKKGQVAKSKDFPSAFTFATSFALIVATSGYFFKNLAGFMMTAFSGVKDGDHIEAEIPMFVSATFQVIFNTSMPFMILISLVGILVNFLIVGPLFSLQSMKPDIKKLNPVTNLKGIFKIKTFIELLKSIMKIAGAGILIYSVVYNSLPQIIATAAMPIMGSAIVFSEFLIKVAFRVGLFFLAIAIFDLVFQKKNFAKEMKMEKFEVKQEHKDTEGNPEIKGKRRQTQQEIAYQDPPNKARNARAVVTNPIHIAVALAYDAEEDPAPKILVMGKGVTAESIVKVALENNVPIMRNVPLAQMLYNKGKAGRFVPEETYEAIAEVLKWLDTIEASAEPEYNVDLFK from the coding sequence ATGGCTGAAAAAACCGAGAAGGCGACCCCGAAGAAACTCCGCGATGCACGGAAAAAGGGGCAAGTCGCTAAGTCTAAAGATTTCCCTTCTGCATTTACCTTTGCAACATCCTTTGCTTTAATTGTTGCTACGTCCGGATACTTCTTTAAAAACCTTGCTGGCTTCATGATGACCGCTTTTTCCGGAGTAAAGGATGGAGATCATATCGAAGCCGAAATCCCTATGTTCGTCAGCGCCACCTTTCAGGTAATCTTTAACACATCCATGCCATTTATGATTTTGATTTCCCTGGTTGGGATCTTAGTGAATTTTTTGATTGTTGGTCCCCTTTTTTCATTGCAATCCATGAAGCCTGATATCAAAAAGCTCAATCCTGTAACAAATCTGAAAGGAATTTTCAAAATAAAAACCTTCATCGAGCTTTTGAAATCTATCATGAAGATTGCTGGGGCTGGCATTTTGATTTATTCTGTGGTTTACAACAGCCTCCCCCAGATTATTGCCACTGCGGCAATGCCAATCATGGGAAGTGCCATTGTTTTTAGTGAATTTTTAATCAAAGTTGCTTTTCGTGTTGGACTTTTCTTTTTAGCAATCGCAATTTTTGACCTGGTATTCCAGAAGAAAAACTTCGCAAAAGAAATGAAAATGGAAAAGTTTGAGGTCAAACAAGAGCATAAAGATACGGAAGGAAATCCTGAAATTAAGGGTAAGAGACGGCAAACACAACAAGAAATCGCTTATCAAGATCCTCCAAACAAGGCCCGCAATGCGCGAGCTGTTGTAACAAACCCTATTCATATTGCTGTTGCGCTTGCTTACGATGCTGAAGAAGACCCCGCCCCAAAAATTCTTGTAATGGGAAAAGGAGTAACAGCAGAGAGTATTGTAAAAGTAGCACTTGAAAATAACGTCCCGATTATGCGAAATGTTCCCTTAGCCCAAATGCTATACAACAAGGGAAAAGCGGGCCGTTTTGTTCCGGAAGAAACCTACGAAGCCATTGCTGAAGTCTTGAAATGGCTTGATACAATTGAAGCTTCTGCTGAACCGGAATACAACGTTGACCTCTTTAAATAA
- the ychF gene encoding redox-regulated ATPase YchF: MSNLACGIVGLPNVGKSTLFNALLKKKQAGAANFPFCTIDPNVGIVDVPDSRLATLSAISHSKKLLPATMTFVDIAGLVKGASKGEGLGNQFLANIRETDAIVHVVRCFEDDEVIHVEGKINPISDIEVINLELILADLQMTENSLQKIERQAKGKKELVPTLDALKKVSDHLNASQPVRSLELTKEEEDLLAPYQFITAKKVIYAANLSEEEISSLDAPHYKTVLDYAAKENSQVIPFCAKLEEELAQLDEEESKEYLETLGLNEPGLNRLIKVGFETLGLITFLTTGEQETRAWTVTTGSTAQEAAGKIHTDIQKGFIRAEVVSFEDMVEYAGRVGAKDAGKARSEGRDYIVKDGDVVLFFHN; this comes from the coding sequence ATGAGTAATCTTGCTTGCGGCATTGTTGGCCTTCCAAACGTTGGTAAATCAACCTTATTTAACGCCCTCCTCAAAAAGAAACAGGCAGGTGCTGCTAACTTCCCCTTTTGCACCATCGATCCAAATGTCGGGATTGTTGATGTTCCCGACAGCCGCCTAGCAACCCTCTCCGCTATTTCCCACAGTAAAAAGCTCCTTCCAGCAACAATGACTTTTGTTGATATTGCTGGGCTTGTTAAAGGTGCTTCCAAAGGAGAAGGTCTCGGCAACCAGTTCCTCGCCAACATCCGAGAAACCGATGCGATTGTCCACGTTGTCCGATGCTTTGAGGATGATGAAGTTATTCATGTTGAAGGAAAAATCAATCCGATTAGCGACATCGAAGTCATTAACCTAGAGCTTATCCTTGCTGACCTTCAGATGACAGAAAATAGCCTGCAAAAAATCGAAAGACAGGCTAAAGGGAAAAAAGAGCTTGTTCCAACCCTCGATGCCCTAAAAAAAGTAAGCGACCACTTAAATGCCAGTCAACCTGTTCGCTCACTTGAACTCACAAAAGAAGAAGAAGACCTTCTTGCCCCTTATCAATTTATTACCGCTAAGAAAGTCATCTATGCTGCTAATCTTTCTGAAGAAGAAATCTCTTCTCTTGATGCGCCCCATTACAAAACGGTTCTAGACTATGCAGCCAAGGAAAATAGTCAAGTTATCCCCTTCTGCGCAAAGCTTGAAGAGGAACTCGCTCAGCTGGATGAAGAAGAATCAAAAGAATACCTTGAAACCCTCGGTCTCAATGAACCCGGTCTTAACCGTCTCATCAAGGTCGGCTTTGAAACGCTAGGCCTTATTACCTTCCTCACTACCGGTGAGCAAGAAACCCGCGCTTGGACAGTCACAACTGGATCTACTGCGCAAGAGGCTGCCGGAAAAATCCACACCGACATCCAAAAAGGTTTCATCCGCGCAGAAGTTGTTTCTTTTGAAGACATGGTTGAATATGCAGGCCGCGTCGGAGCTAAAGATGCAGGAAAAGCACGCTCCGAAGGTCGAGACTACATTGTCAAAGATGGTGACGTTGTTCTCTTCTTCCACAACTAA
- the truB gene encoding tRNA pseudouridine(55) synthase TruB: MSDPKSEGVLLVDKEKGRTAFYLVKVLRKISGIKKIGHAGILDPFATGVMVMLIGRPYTRISDSFLNDDKEYIATIKFGESTDTFDCDGTLMETSDKIPTIAEIESVVAEFQGSIMQIPPMFSAKKVGGQKLYLLARKGIEIKRKPVQIEVKITTLDYSYPELKIKVSCSKGTYIRSIASEIGEKLGCFGHLIALQRTRSGSFHLKDCIDAKSLSEPSFSYIPHLRKTV, from the coding sequence ATGAGTGACCCTAAGAGCGAGGGGGTCCTCCTGGTCGATAAAGAGAAGGGACGGACTGCTTTTTATCTTGTTAAAGTCCTTAGAAAGATATCAGGCATCAAGAAAATTGGCCATGCGGGGATTCTTGATCCCTTCGCCACAGGGGTCATGGTAATGTTAATCGGGCGCCCTTACACAAGAATCTCAGATAGCTTCCTAAATGATGACAAGGAATATATTGCAACCATCAAATTTGGAGAATCCACGGACACCTTTGATTGTGATGGGACCCTTATGGAAACAAGTGACAAGATTCCGACAATCGCTGAAATTGAATCGGTTGTTGCTGAATTTCAAGGGTCTATTATGCAAATCCCTCCGATGTTTTCCGCAAAAAAAGTGGGAGGACAAAAACTTTACCTCTTGGCTCGGAAAGGGATCGAAATTAAGCGAAAGCCTGTCCAAATTGAAGTAAAAATTACTACTCTCGATTATTCTTATCCTGAATTAAAAATCAAAGTCTCTTGCTCGAAAGGAACCTATATCCGCTCTATAGCGAGCGAGATCGGAGAAAAGCTTGGCTGCTTTGGCCACTTGATCGCCCTGCAACGCACTCGAAGCGGCAGTTTTCATCTGAAAGATTGCATTGACGCAAAATCCCTATCAGAGCCATCATTTTCATATATCCCCCACTTGAGGAAGACGGTATGA
- the rbfA gene encoding 30S ribosome-binding factor RbfA — translation MTKRTERLNSLLKEVISEVINKQVRNPKVAQFTTVTEVDISKDLHHAKVYVSIIGTDQERSETVEALETAAGFIGVHASKKVVMRHFPSLTFRLDTSVDKQLKIDSLIKKIHTEEEARKSNE, via the coding sequence ATGACAAAAAGAACAGAAAGGCTCAATTCACTCCTAAAAGAAGTGATCAGCGAAGTCATTAACAAGCAAGTTCGCAACCCTAAGGTTGCTCAGTTTACGACAGTGACTGAAGTCGATATCTCAAAAGACCTTCACCATGCTAAGGTCTATGTAAGCATAATTGGAACCGATCAAGAACGGAGTGAAACTGTTGAAGCTTTAGAAACCGCTGCTGGTTTTATCGGAGTGCACGCCTCAAAAAAAGTTGTGATGCGTCATTTCCCTTCGCTAACATTCCGCCTCGACACTTCTGTCGACAAACAATTGAAAATCGATTCTCTCATTAAAAAAATTCATACTGAAGAAGAAGCCCGGAAATCAAATGAGTGA
- the infB gene encoding translation initiation factor IF-2, producing MAKNLNLKVKNAQLAKALKLNQAKKDEKEASKKKEDDRKARLAKKEEASRAEEAAKADKEAALSKIKKVEEKTPAADAPSEPKKEKAQTSSPSMYPKIKRPKAASKPKEAEPKSETKKEKEKTAEKKPASDVKKREKQVESPPKEKGFKANFGRNSREVRKKSDSRFDARDRQGLRVGEERSYRRRPRRYRPKRDEAEIVRPKELSVRLPISVKDLAQGMKLKASELISKLFMQGVAITINDYLEDETTVQLLGQEFRCEIKIDTSEEERLRITGSSIQEEISEAKPEELESRAPVIAFMGHVDHGKTSLIDTIRKSNVAGGEAGAITQHIGAFKCRREHGEITILDTPGHEAFTLMRQRGTAITDVIVLVVAGDEGIMPQTDEAIRLAKESKVPLVVAINKCDKPSFDADTVYRQLADREFLPEAWGGEVLTINCSAESGEGVPALLEMLALQSEILELKANPETRARGTVIESQMHKGFGAVATVLIQNGTLNLGDALVFEDLYARVKTMHDEHGKAVQIAGPSTPVKITGLSGVPDAGCEFIVVADEKEARKLSEERASGAKREKLKRGRGELESFMTRHQELEEKKVVPLILRADVQGSVEAIKNSLLAIKTDKVELNFISEGVGEISESDVELAAASSATIIGFHTQVESHAEDLIKRNQVLIKRRDIIYQVIDDVKELMLASLDKVRHETEKGTAEVKQVFKSSQLGSIAGCMMTEGTIKRDYHAKLLRDGEVIFEGDFSSLKRVKEDVKEVKKGIECGILLHKFDDYQEGDQIKGYEVTFVQQEL from the coding sequence TTGGCAAAAAACTTAAATTTAAAAGTTAAAAATGCCCAACTTGCTAAAGCGCTAAAGCTAAATCAAGCAAAGAAAGACGAAAAGGAAGCTTCCAAGAAAAAGGAAGACGACCGGAAGGCTAGACTTGCTAAAAAAGAAGAAGCTTCAAGAGCTGAAGAAGCTGCCAAGGCCGACAAGGAAGCTGCGTTAAGCAAGATTAAAAAAGTAGAGGAAAAGACTCCTGCTGCTGATGCTCCATCAGAGCCAAAGAAGGAAAAAGCACAAACATCCTCTCCTTCGATGTATCCCAAAATTAAACGCCCTAAAGCCGCTTCAAAACCCAAAGAAGCCGAACCTAAGAGCGAGACTAAAAAGGAGAAAGAAAAGACAGCCGAGAAAAAGCCTGCTAGTGATGTTAAAAAACGAGAAAAGCAAGTTGAATCCCCTCCGAAAGAGAAAGGGTTTAAAGCTAACTTTGGGCGAAACTCTCGGGAAGTTCGGAAAAAATCAGACTCACGCTTTGATGCACGCGACCGTCAAGGACTCCGAGTAGGAGAAGAACGATCTTATCGCCGTCGTCCTCGCCGCTACCGCCCAAAACGGGACGAAGCGGAAATAGTAAGGCCAAAAGAGCTATCTGTGCGCTTGCCTATCTCTGTAAAAGATCTTGCACAAGGGATGAAATTAAAAGCTTCAGAGCTCATTTCAAAACTCTTCATGCAAGGCGTTGCAATTACCATTAATGACTACCTTGAAGACGAGACTACAGTTCAGCTCTTAGGTCAAGAGTTTAGATGCGAGATCAAAATCGATACCAGCGAAGAAGAGCGTCTACGTATCACCGGAAGCTCGATCCAAGAAGAAATAAGCGAAGCGAAACCTGAAGAACTCGAGAGCCGTGCTCCAGTCATTGCCTTCATGGGTCACGTAGACCACGGAAAGACAAGTCTAATCGATACTATTCGAAAGAGTAATGTCGCTGGGGGCGAAGCAGGAGCAATCACTCAACACATTGGGGCTTTCAAGTGCCGCCGAGAACATGGGGAAATTACAATTCTAGATACCCCAGGTCACGAAGCCTTCACTTTAATGCGCCAGCGCGGAACAGCTATTACCGACGTAATTGTTTTAGTTGTTGCCGGAGATGAAGGAATTATGCCGCAAACAGACGAAGCAATTCGCTTAGCCAAGGAGTCTAAAGTTCCTTTGGTCGTTGCAATAAACAAATGCGACAAACCCAGCTTTGATGCCGATACTGTCTACAGACAACTTGCAGATCGTGAGTTCCTTCCTGAAGCATGGGGTGGAGAGGTCCTTACAATCAACTGTTCTGCCGAATCTGGAGAAGGAGTCCCTGCGCTCCTTGAAATGCTTGCCCTTCAATCTGAGATACTCGAACTGAAAGCAAACCCAGAAACACGTGCTAGAGGAACCGTTATTGAATCTCAAATGCACAAAGGATTTGGAGCAGTTGCGACTGTCCTTATTCAGAATGGAACGCTAAATTTAGGAGACGCTCTTGTCTTCGAAGATCTTTATGCACGAGTGAAAACCATGCATGATGAACATGGAAAAGCTGTGCAAATTGCTGGACCATCAACCCCTGTGAAGATTACAGGTCTTTCAGGTGTCCCCGATGCTGGATGTGAATTTATTGTTGTTGCGGATGAAAAAGAAGCACGAAAACTCTCTGAAGAGCGTGCCTCTGGCGCAAAACGCGAAAAGCTCAAGCGAGGGCGTGGTGAACTTGAAAGCTTCATGACGCGCCACCAAGAGCTTGAAGAAAAGAAGGTTGTTCCGTTGATCCTTCGCGCTGACGTTCAAGGTTCCGTAGAAGCAATTAAAAACTCCCTTCTTGCGATTAAGACTGATAAGGTAGAGCTTAACTTCATCAGTGAAGGTGTGGGAGAGATTTCTGAATCAGACGTAGAGCTTGCTGCAGCTTCCAGTGCAACCATTATTGGCTTTCACACACAGGTAGAGAGCCATGCCGAAGACCTCATCAAGAGAAATCAAGTCTTAATCAAGCGTCGAGACATTATTTATCAGGTCATTGACGATGTCAAAGAGCTAATGCTTGCTTCTCTTGACAAAGTGCGTCATGAAACTGAAAAAGGAACCGCTGAAGTGAAGCAAGTCTTTAAGTCATCGCAATTAGGCTCTATTGCAGGTTGTATGATGACTGAAGGGACGATTAAAAGAGATTACCACGCAAAACTGCTACGCGATGGTGAAGTCATCTTTGAAGGAGATTTCTCCTCTCTAAAGCGTGTCAAAGAAGATGTTAAAGAAGTCAAGAAAGGGATAGAATGCGGAATTCTACTCCACAAATTTGATGACTATCAAGAAGGGGATCAAATTAAAGGGTACGAAGTTACCTTTGTTCAACAAGAGTTATGA
- the nusA gene encoding transcription termination factor NusA — MNKDLIAIFEYLEREKGIKRETIIDAIEESLQVAARKSLKGVGLVSVVIDPKQGAIDVTAEKEVVDTIEYPEEEILLDEARELAPDCEMGDFIQVPIPPVDLGRIAAQTARQIIAQKLRGAERDVIYEEYRHRLHEMVSGTVKRVVKGATLIVDLGKVEAILPERFYPKTEKYHVGDRIQALLWEVRDTENGGAEVVLSRSHPEMVEQLFKQEVPELMDETIGIKKIVREAGYRTKLAVYSNDPRVDPLGACVGVRGTRVKNIIRELNNEKIDIVIFTEDTVQLLYALLHPIEPKKLNYDQENGKISLIVEDDDYPIVIGKRGMNARLNAALVGAELDVKKMTEYQAELSFERQQIQLEESPELDDELNAIEGINQFVIDSLKEAGFDTPRKVLNVSSKELSSETGISVEMADDLMDKLRKIRT, encoded by the coding sequence ATGAATAAAGATTTAATCGCAATTTTTGAGTACCTGGAACGAGAGAAAGGGATCAAACGAGAAACGATTATTGACGCTATCGAAGAATCCCTTCAAGTAGCTGCACGTAAAAGCTTAAAAGGTGTAGGCCTCGTTTCGGTAGTTATCGACCCAAAGCAAGGAGCAATCGATGTTACAGCTGAAAAAGAAGTTGTCGACACTATCGAATATCCCGAGGAGGAAATCCTCCTTGATGAGGCAAGAGAGCTTGCTCCAGACTGCGAAATGGGAGACTTTATTCAAGTCCCAATTCCTCCTGTAGACTTAGGACGAATTGCGGCGCAAACAGCCCGACAAATTATTGCTCAGAAACTCCGAGGTGCCGAGCGTGATGTCATCTATGAAGAGTATCGTCACCGCCTTCACGAAATGGTCTCAGGAACTGTAAAGCGTGTAGTAAAAGGGGCAACACTAATTGTTGATCTTGGAAAAGTTGAAGCAATTCTCCCTGAACGATTCTATCCAAAAACTGAAAAATACCACGTCGGCGACCGTATCCAGGCCCTTCTTTGGGAAGTGCGTGACACTGAAAATGGTGGTGCTGAAGTCGTTTTAAGTCGTAGTCACCCTGAAATGGTTGAACAGCTTTTCAAGCAAGAAGTTCCAGAACTTATGGATGAAACGATAGGAATTAAAAAGATTGTCCGTGAAGCAGGGTATCGCACTAAGCTTGCTGTTTACTCGAATGACCCAAGAGTGGATCCGTTGGGAGCATGTGTTGGGGTGAGAGGAACTCGAGTAAAAAACATCATTCGCGAACTCAACAATGAAAAAATTGATATCGTTATCTTCACTGAGGATACCGTTCAACTTCTTTATGCACTGCTCCACCCTATCGAACCAAAAAAGCTTAACTACGATCAAGAGAATGGAAAAATTTCACTTATAGTTGAGGATGACGACTACCCTATCGTAATTGGAAAACGTGGGATGAACGCCCGCCTCAATGCTGCTCTAGTTGGTGCAGAGCTTGATGTAAAGAAAATGACCGAGTACCAGGCTGAGCTTTCGTTTGAACGTCAGCAAATTCAACTTGAAGAAAGCCCAGAACTCGACGATGAACTCAATGCAATTGAGGGAATAAATCAATTTGTGATCGATAGCCTTAAAGAAGCAGGTTTCGACACTCCACGCAAAGTCCTTAATGTCTCATCAAAAGAACTCTCTAGTGAGACGGGGATTAGCGTTGAAATGGCAGATGATCTTATGGATAAGCTGCGCAAAATAAGGACGTAG
- the rpsA gene encoding 30S ribosomal protein S1, with the protein MSNELEYDWNESKIIDDIEFNDEDAKLFQQLLNNREEKAAAGSISSMEVGQILKGKIVELTPDFVVVDVGLKSEGLIPVNEFNDPNELQMGNDIEVLLDRAEGEDGQIVLSREKARRQRQWEFILEHCEEGSIVEGKVIRKVKGGLMVDIGMEAFLPGSQIDNKRIKNIDDYVDKTYDFKILKINIERKNIVVSRRELLEEERSSKKAELLENITEGETRKGIVKNITDFGVFLDLDGIDGLLHITDMTWKRIKHPSEMVQLNDELDVMILHIDKEKGRVALGLKQKESNPWEEIEERYPTGTKVKGKIVNLVPYGAFIEIEPGIEGLIHVSEMSWVKNVTDPSEIVTKGDELEAIVLSVQKNEGKISLGIKQTEKNPWENVDTKFPVGSTVKAEIRNLTNYGAFVELEPGIDGLIHISDLSWIKKVSHPSEVLKKGDTVEALILSVDQESKKITLGIKQLGDNPWESIEKTLPIGTVVKGVVTKVTAFGAFTELENGIEGLIHVTELSDQAFGKVEDVVAVGDNVTAKVIKLDPEHKKISLSIKDYLVETNNENRDDIVVTKKEEE; encoded by the coding sequence ATGTCGAATGAACTAGAGTACGACTGGAACGAAAGCAAAATTATCGATGACATCGAATTCAACGATGAAGACGCAAAGCTATTTCAACAGCTACTGAATAATAGAGAAGAAAAAGCTGCAGCTGGATCCATCTCATCGATGGAAGTAGGCCAAATTCTTAAAGGAAAAATCGTTGAACTCACTCCAGACTTCGTCGTTGTAGACGTCGGCCTAAAGTCTGAAGGCCTCATTCCTGTGAATGAATTTAATGACCCCAACGAACTCCAAATGGGAAATGACATTGAGGTCCTTCTGGACCGTGCTGAAGGGGAAGATGGACAGATTGTCCTCTCTCGCGAAAAAGCTCGTAGACAGCGGCAGTGGGAATTCATTCTCGAACACTGCGAAGAAGGATCGATCGTTGAAGGTAAAGTCATCCGCAAGGTTAAAGGTGGATTGATGGTAGATATTGGAATGGAGGCCTTCCTTCCAGGATCTCAAATCGACAACAAACGCATCAAAAATATTGATGATTACGTCGACAAGACCTATGACTTCAAGATTCTGAAAATCAATATAGAAAGAAAAAACATCGTTGTCTCCAGACGAGAACTTCTCGAAGAGGAGCGCAGCTCTAAGAAAGCAGAACTCCTTGAAAATATCACAGAAGGAGAAACGCGTAAAGGGATTGTCAAGAATATTACAGACTTTGGTGTCTTCCTTGACCTCGATGGAATCGACGGACTCCTTCACATTACGGATATGACTTGGAAGCGGATCAAGCACCCTTCTGAAATGGTTCAGCTTAACGATGAACTAGATGTTATGATCCTCCATATTGACAAAGAAAAAGGGCGCGTTGCTCTTGGCCTAAAGCAGAAAGAGTCAAATCCATGGGAAGAAATCGAGGAACGCTACCCTACAGGAACTAAAGTTAAAGGAAAAATCGTCAACCTCGTTCCCTATGGAGCTTTCATTGAGATTGAGCCTGGAATTGAAGGGCTTATCCATGTCTCTGAGATGTCATGGGTGAAAAATGTCACTGATCCTAGCGAAATTGTTACCAAAGGTGATGAACTTGAGGCAATCGTCCTTTCAGTTCAGAAAAATGAAGGAAAAATCTCTCTTGGAATCAAGCAAACAGAGAAAAATCCTTGGGAAAACGTTGATACCAAATTCCCTGTTGGAAGTACCGTTAAAGCTGAGATCCGCAATTTAACTAATTATGGAGCCTTTGTTGAGCTTGAGCCTGGCATTGATGGACTGATTCATATTTCAGATTTAAGCTGGATTAAAAAAGTCTCTCATCCTTCTGAAGTTCTGAAAAAAGGGGATACTGTTGAAGCACTCATCCTTTCTGTAGATCAGGAGAGTAAGAAAATCACTCTTGGGATTAAGCAGTTAGGCGACAACCCTTGGGAATCAATCGAAAAGACTCTCCCAATTGGGACTGTTGTAAAGGGAGTTGTCACAAAAGTCACGGCTTTTGGTGCTTTCACTGAGCTTGAAAATGGTATCGAAGGTCTCATCCATGTGACTGAGCTTTCAGACCAAGCTTTTGGGAAAGTTGAAGATGTGGTTGCAGTTGGCGACAATGTAACGGCAAAAGTGATTAAGCTTGACCCAGAGCATAAAAAGATTTCACTCTCTATCAAGGACTACCTCGTAGAGACAAATAACGAAAATAGAGACGATATCGTCGTCACGAAGAAGGAAGAAGAATAA